The following coding sequences are from one Rutidosis leptorrhynchoides isolate AG116_Rl617_1_P2 chromosome 11, CSIRO_AGI_Rlap_v1, whole genome shotgun sequence window:
- the LOC139874820 gene encoding uncharacterized protein → MLRLGKISAHWPWEDVRPAIVGPDGKEMKMKRVLTAEEIAGIAFRKQNVNQPLEQEKTGENAPATSGNKRKAAEASQSQQKKKKLTPKQREDKRNDNFVPIEPRSADLPPPSSGHAEETHHTPPRVNPDLEATAESKDKTIHLDSESTPTPPHGSFRLANLA, encoded by the exons atgttgcggctagggaagatatccgcacactggccatgggaggatgtgcgtccagccatagtcggaccggatggaaagg agatgaagatgaagagagtactgactgcggaggagattgcgggcatcgccttccgcaaacagaatgtgaaccagccgttagagcaggagaagactggcgagaatgcacctgccacctccggcaataagcgcaaggccgccgaagcctcccaatcccaacagaagaagaagaaactcactcccaaacagagggaggacaagcggaacgataacttcgttcccatcgaaccccgttctgcggatctacctcccccatcctCTG GGCATGCGGAAGAAactcatcacaccccaccgcgggtcaatccggacctcgaagctactgccgagtcaaaggataagacgatacacctggactccgagtccacaccaaccccgccacacggtagcttccgattggcaAACCTGGCGTAG